A window of the Planococcus citri chromosome 4, ihPlaCitr1.1, whole genome shotgun sequence genome harbors these coding sequences:
- the LOC135843104 gene encoding uncharacterized protein LOC135843104: MDAPKIHNNRFYSKCSDCHVHFIKNEFIPDDRVFMCTPQSAELDIIIERKDQKLFPFIGFNYECPIRHRINVQVESLSFSEALKKAAFEFLLNKVRLYVNEFLTLTFGCDYLLDEFKPTTFDRSLIRSFSTFVPNELLIIPNMDEFISCAFNDLPISIRPENPEVPERSSISNSNSESSSIENQLKSSLKKSKSKTDDDVQFGKKKPAAKTPAVDSNVKKNVSFGANMNLSLNSGASTSKQSLASPDTSVPNAKKSATIEPLFKPIPANAIQVASEFLIDEDRIPINRIHAFIPYHYEGESLRINFDCPVSAFQNLYIEIWRGLNRGIYQQFQIIEPMIESYNRRQTYEIPRIETEANAWKNHLNLVRNTFENDSHDARYLYGPIWTYISLRDALAWPFTILGKVRNQPIEVIYDSRLQHSLVSNSVVSYLTWSNPGLITKQALEAETVIYIPWRDDFRVKSNFSVYFPITLNPGMPGYENDEHIVNCYVTELQPYRISGEVKGTIILGRNFTSNIIKYDDNKVEFTLKGTRTNPTPRIVRCKKMLPLIRVDGILNTLRIMSPDQLRAEFEHILLYIRAKKTKDGVDDGRYDGK; the protein is encoded by the exons ATGGACGCTCCGAAG atCCACAATAATCGATTCTATTCCAAGTGTAGCGACTGTCACGTTCACTTCATCAAGAACGAATTTATTCCCGATGATCGAGTGTTTATGTGTACCCCCCAGTCTGCTGAATTGGATATTATCATCGAGCGAAAAGACCAGAAATTATTTCCATTTATTGGATTCAACTACGAATGCCCGATCCGTCATCGAATTAACGTTCAAGTCGAGTCATTGAGTTTTTCGgaagctttgaaaaaagctgCGTTCGAGTTTTTGCTCAATAAAGTCCGTCTATACGTTAACGAATTTCTGACGTTGACTTTTGGCTGCGACTATTTACTCGATGAATTTAAGCCAACCACATTCGACCGTTCGCTGATTCGTTCCTTTTCAACTTTCGTACCTAATGAATTGTTGATCATACCGAATATGGACGAATTTATCTCCTGCGCATTCAACGATTTACCGATTTCTATCAGACCCGAGAATCCAGAAGTTCCTGAAAGATCATCtatttcgaattcgaattcTGAGTCTTCGAGCAtcgaaaatcagttgaagtcatctttaaagaaatcaaaatcgaaGACGGATGACGAcgtacaatttggaaaaaagaaaccaGCTGCGAAAACACCGGCGGTAGACTCGAATGTAAAAAAGAACGTCTCTTTTGGTGCGAATATGAATCTTTCGTTGAATTCAGGCGCTTCGACTTCCAAGCAATCTCTCGCTTCTCCGGACACGTCGGTACCAAATGCGAAAAAATCTGCCACCATCGAACCTCTATTTAAGCCGATTCCTGCTAACGCCATTCAAGTCGCTTCGGAATTTTTGATAGACGAAGATAGAATTCCCATTAATCGTATTCACGCCTTCATTCCATACCATTACGAAGGAGAATCtttaagaataaatttcgattGTCCGGTGAgcgcttttcaaaatttatatatcGAAATTTGGCGCGGTCTAAACAGAGGCATATACCAACAATTCCAAATCATTGAGCCGATGATCGAAAGTTACAACCGACGTCAAACCTACGAAATACCGAGGATCGAGACAGAGGCTAATGCGTGGAAAAACCACTTGAACCTCGTGAGAAACacctttgaaaatgattcacaTGACGCTCGATATTTGTACGGACCGATTTGGACTTATATAAGTTTACGAGATGCTTTAGCATGGCCATTTACCATCTTGGGCAAAGTGCGAAATCAACCGATCGAAGTAATTTACGATTCCCGGTTACAGCATTCTCTCGTGTCGAATTCGGTGGTCAGTTACTTGACTTGGTCGAATCCAGGGTTGATCACAAAACAAGCACTCGAAGCGGAGACGGTGATTTATATTCCTTGGCGTGACGATTTTCGagtaaaaagtaatttttcagtaTATTTTCCGATTACTCTCAACCCTGGAATGCCAGGATACGAAAATGACGAGCATATCGTCAACTGCTACGTTACCGAACTGCAACCTTATCGAATTTCTGGTGAAGTTAAAGGTACCATTATTCTCGGACGGAATTTTACATCGAATATTATCAAATACGATGATAATAAGGTCGAATTTACGCTCAAAGGTACGCGAACAAATCCTACTCCTCGAATAGTCCGTTGCAAGAAGATGTTGCCATTGATTCGAGTAGATGGCATCTTAAACACACTTCGAATAATGTCACCTGATCAACTTCGAGCAGAATTCGAACACATACTCCTCTACATTCGAGCGAAAAAGACGAAGGATGGAGTGGACGACGGTCGCTACGACGGTAAATAG
- the LOC135842438 gene encoding uncharacterized protein LOC135842438 isoform X2, which yields MANRRIHEANDPVVENHEDRFVYFDVPVSLQALAADEIARSIWHSNLSTYHPIKKEESNVIPLSDLLEYCDEYGYQQQQTKQMINDLKVPRSVEEKLDNSLKSIRKRIRDWVVHLLQIVFNYECLRGSHEIRGIDPRWCVWRANGGIEYEDSAKKIIEMGDLSDLQKFLIMCEYCFDDMIKKFSLDLLPSEFIDEVDFATHRSCFYWIRYLKNELHKMPLENPTLADVDMSRTRDIIINYDYCPVEEYDYYRFSNLFFWYRLSDDDQVTVVAAWIRHGHPSEYMLLDQIVSEMSWYQQQRLLSEMNDQIDQIILDFISCHDSPRLALWIWKHLKDNMPAEQFIELFCNLIFSDIKTCTLVEFWQTASDHQRNYFIANMSKEFINTFIRDILDIPGSLMIDGLINERRNLMLKNNIQGVISLYDESLLNRMLDSASPGCDDDHLTVMKLGIDSFRFLKHLERMYCNRNLKKLDEELKSYFLNDINAAREYKRLYLTHVDQDYFYDGIRLVTNFNLWNEFCNYIDEAFDYDLARTSQVKQRIVSSVAVTLVTIQSNTVVTEPQYYLDLRRGFDDLVKIFEMVFEDNDELRDEKRAFYGAFYEYKSRHAFANIDKEFKLKLKRWCVGLKKTKNE from the coding sequence ATGGCCAATCGCCGAATACACGAGGCCAATGACCCCGTCGTCGAGAATCACGAAGATCGCTTTGTATACTTCGACGTACCAGTAAGCTTGCAAGCACTAGCGGCAGATGAAATAGCTCGATCAATATGGCACAGCAATCTATCAACGTATCACCCTATCAAGAAAGAAGAATCGAATGTTATCCCGTTAAGCGATCTTCTCGAGTACTGTGACGAATATGGATACCAGCAGCAGCAGACAAAACAGATGATAAACGATCTGAAAGTTCCTCGTAGTGTTGAAGAAAAGCTGGATAATTCCTTGAAAAGTATTCGTAAACGGATTAGAGATTGGGTGGTGCATCTTCTTCAAATAGTATTTAACTACGAATGCCTGAGGGGAAGTCATGAAATTCGTGGCATTGACCCAAGATGGTGCGTTTGGAGAGCGAATGGCGGAATCGAGTACGAAGATAGTGCGAAGAAAATCATAGAGATGGGCGATTTGAGCGATTTGCAGAAATTTCTCATCATGTGCGAATATTGTTTCGACGACATgatcaaaaagttttctttgGACTTGCTGCCTTCTGAATTCATCGACGAAGTAGATTTCGCCACTCACCGTTCTTGTTTCTACTGGATTCGTTATCTTAAAAATGAACTGCACAAAATGCCGTTGGAAAATCCCACTTTGGCAGATGTCGACATGTCACGGACGCGTGATATCATAATTAATTACGATTATTGTCCCGTGGAAGAATATGATTATTATAGATTCAGTAATCTTTTTTTCTGGTATCGTTTAAGCGATGATGATCAAGTGACAGTTGTTGCTGCTTGGATTCGTCATGGACATCCTTCCGAGTACATGTTACTTGACCAAATCGTTTCGGAAATGTCGTGGTATCAGCAACAGCGTTTGCTTTCTGAAATGAACGATCAGATCGACCAAATTATTCTTGACTTTATTTCGTGTCATGATTCACCGCGACTTGCTCTTTGGATATGGAAACACTTGAAAGACAATATGCCCGCAGAACAATTCATCGAGCTATTTTGCAATCTGATATTCAGCGATATTAAAACATGTACGTTGGTTGAGTTTTGGCAGACTGCTTCCGATCATcagagaaattattttattgccaaTATGTCGAAAGAGTTCATTAACACCTTCATTCGTGACATCCTTGACATTCCCGGCTCACTAATGATTGATGGATTGATCAACGAGAGAAGAAACTTGATGCTGAAGAACAATATTCAAGGCGTCATCTCACTGTACGATGAATCTTTGTTGAATCGTATGCTCGATAGTGCTTCGCCGGGCTGTGACGATGACCATCTGACTGTAATGAAATTAGGTATTGATTCTTTCAGATTCTTAAAACATTTGGAACGGATGTATTGCAATCGAAATCTGAAAAAGTTAGACGAAGAATTGAAATCGTACTTTTTGAATGATATTAACGCTGCTCGTGAATACAAACGTTTGTACCTGACGCACGTAGACCAGGATTATTTTTATGATGGAATTCGCCTcgttacaaatttcaatttgtggaaCGAGTTTTGTAACTATATCGACGAAGCTTTCGATTACGACTTAGCAAGGACATCGCAGGTGAAGCAAAGAATCGTATCTTCTGTAGCTGTAACCTTAGTTACTATTCAGAGCAACACCGTAGTGACCGAACCGCAATATTACCTCGATCTCCGGCGTGGTTTTGATGATctagtgaaaattttcgaaatggtgTTCGAGGACAACGATGAATTAAGAGATGAGAAACGTGCCTTTTACGGTGCATTTTACGAGTATAAGTCAAGACATGCCTTCGCGAATATTGACAAAGAGTTCAAATTGAAGCTTAAACGGTGGTGTGTcggattaaaaaaaacaaaaaatgaataa
- the LOC135845319 gene encoding uncharacterized protein LOC135845319, with protein sequence MNRYSKKEITSLELVSQLRSRRMSTNLTHEGNCSVDCSDDLYVNLYDVPNLEEIASYEVARGIYCSGLEKFHLDNAQDSSRQYRSVQLMKDLHVPRCIKETLQNDLQEVDRSIKRWAEHFLFYMEFPKKFSKYHYEIPCIDPNWLVWSTNREINCIKTAKNMLQVDCLTNVHKFIIMSAYCMEDEMNKFSLHSLPAEFYANVTRSNGWVFFYWICYLRNELCVVTGIRAMAENFNIRDRFINEYFWSFLDDGKQVAVAIKWILLAYQSEEKQKYGRYYVTCTNALFGQIISKMTYNQRQHLFASDMGIFFSLVCSNSPRHVLCIWRRSKNDVTVRTFSMIIGELLFRSKHNPALMSSLTEIWDTASNYQRNFLIHCRSQVCSCIDFCLRNPNLLEFVSKLLHNFSSNRRKRLIFKAAESPRFHECSSESFNFLVNSFLPRFEDQLALKKIVMQSHYFKEYLHRSFIHDQEYEKFIKKIKFYCSYDTRAVQVFVKEFLQNELTEHSSEIDLICNFNRWNKFSEFIDEIFENDFTSGLEVKRKFVVKMMVPSVVQNLGRLDRFHDCGKVIEMVFVGEELKKVKRSFSFFCCVKLIIFKVGIGVPIAISQFLTYGLRKSAKIR encoded by the exons atGAATCGATACAGCAAGAAGGAGATCACGTCGTTGGAGTTAGTTTCTCAGTTAAG ATCACGCAGGATGTCCACTAATCTAACACACGAAGGAAACTGCAGTGTCGACTGCAGCGACGATCTTTATGTTAATCTTTACGATGTACCAAACTTGGAAGAAATAGCATCGTATGAAGTAGCTCGAGGAATATACTGCAGTGGTTTGGAGAAGTTCCATCTTGATAATGCGCAAGATAGTTCTCGTCAATACCGTTCTGTACAGCTGATGAAGGATTTGCATGTGCCTAGGTGCATTAAAGAAACACTCCAAAATGACCTACAGGAAGTTGACCGAAGTATTAAACGATGGgcagaacattttttattttacatggaATTTCCCaagaaattttccaagtatCATTATGAAATTCCTTGCATTGATCCGAATTGGTTGGTTTGGTCGACGAATCGTGAAATCAACTGTATAAAAACCGCCAAAAACATGCTACAAGTAGACTGTTTGACAAATGTGCACAAATTTATCATTATGAGCGCCTATTGCATGGAAGACGAAATGAATAAGTTTTCGTTGCATTCGCTTCCGGCAGAATTTTACGCAAATGTGACCCGTTCCAACGGCTGGGTGTTTTTCTATTGGATTTGTTACCTTAGAAATGAACTGTGTGTAGTGACAGGAATCCGCGCCATGGCAGAGAATTTCAATATTCGTGATCGGTTCATCAACGAATACTTTTGGAGCTTTTTAGATGACGGTAAGCAGGTAGCAGTTGCCATAAAATGGATTCTTCTAGCTTACCAAAGCGAAGAAAAACAGAAATATGGCCGATATTACGTCACTTGCACTAACGCACTTTTTGGgcaaataatttctaaaatgactTACAATCAGCGACAACATTTGTTTGCGTCTGATatgggaatatttttttccctcgtgtGTTCCAATTCTCCGCGACATGTGCTTTGCATTTGGAGACGTTCTAAAAATGACGTCACAGTGAGAACGTTTTCTATGATTATCGGTGAGCTATTGTTTCGAAGTAAACATAATCCTGCATTGATGTCTTCATTGACTGAGATTTGGGATACTGCTTCTAATTATCAAAGAAATTTCCTGATTCACTGCCGATCCCAGGTGTGCTCATGCATTGACTTTTGTCTTCGCAACCCCAACCTTCTAGAATTTGTGAGCAAATTACTTCATAATTTCTCTTCAAATAGGAGAAAAAGACTAATTTTCAAGGCAGCTGAAAGTCCTCGTTTTCACGAATGTAGTTCTGAATCGTTCAACTTTCTAGTGAACTCATTTTTGCCGCGCTTCGAGGACCAATTGgcgctgaaaaaaatcgtaatgcAGTCCCACTATTTCAAAGAATATTTACACCGTTCGTTCATCCATGATCAAgagtatgaaaaattcattaaaaaaataaaattttattgttcttaTGATACAAGGGCAGTTCAAGTATTCGTAAAAGAGTTCCTGCAAAATGAATTAACAGAACACTCTTCTGAAATTGATCTGATTTGCAACTTCAATAGATGGAATAAATTCAGCGAATTTATcgacgaaatttttgaaaacgattttaCCTCAGGATTGGAGGTGAAGCGAAAGTTCGTAGTAAAAATGATGGTCCCCTCTGTCGTCCAAAACTTAGGCCGTTTAGATCGTTTCCATGATTGCGGGAAAGTTATTGAGATGGTATTCGTAGGcgaagagttgaaaaaagtgaaacgttCGTTCAGCTTCTTTTGCTGTGTCAAGCTCATTATTTTTAAGGTAGGAATCGGTGTTCCCATAGCCATTTCACAATTTCTTACCTATGGACTCCGAAAATCCGCCAAAATCCGCTAG